One window of Mesorhizobium sp. WSM4904 genomic DNA carries:
- a CDS encoding ABC transporter ATP-binding protein produces MAEVILENICKTYGNNFHAIDQLNLSVEDGEFLILVGPSGCGKSTALRMIAGLEDVTSGSLRIGGIDVVDMPPKDRDIAMVFQSYALYPHMTVFENIAFSMRLAGKPKAERRKRVDEIAKTLQLTSLLDSKPANLSGGQRQRVAMGRAMVREPAAFLMDEPLSNLDAKLRVQMRAEITSLQKQLGVTTIYVTHDQTEAMTMGDRVAVLKGGVLQQVDTPKKLYESPVNAFVAGFIGSPSMNLFEATLTGDELRSGTFTIRLQDAAFARRPGLSSYAGRKVVFGIRPEDLYDSSLESGRKYQTIPAKVTSIEELGSEHIVHLSIDAVRVDSGDPDAVQDFGLTSNAVAKFEPVSEVRAGSEIRLALDDTKLHFFDPATHLAI; encoded by the coding sequence ATGGCAGAAGTCATTCTCGAGAATATCTGCAAGACCTATGGGAACAATTTTCACGCGATCGACCAACTGAACCTATCGGTCGAGGACGGCGAGTTCTTGATTCTCGTCGGGCCGTCCGGCTGCGGCAAATCCACGGCGTTGCGAATGATCGCGGGGTTGGAGGACGTCACCAGCGGCAGCCTTCGGATCGGCGGCATAGACGTCGTCGACATGCCGCCCAAGGACCGCGACATCGCGATGGTCTTCCAGAGCTACGCGCTCTACCCGCATATGACGGTGTTCGAAAACATCGCCTTTTCGATGCGCCTGGCAGGCAAGCCGAAAGCCGAGCGCAGGAAGCGCGTGGACGAGATCGCCAAAACCCTTCAGCTGACGTCGCTGCTGGACAGCAAACCCGCGAACCTTTCGGGCGGACAGCGCCAACGGGTTGCCATGGGCCGCGCCATGGTGCGCGAGCCAGCCGCCTTTCTCATGGACGAACCGCTTTCCAATCTGGACGCGAAACTGCGCGTGCAGATGCGCGCCGAAATCACCAGCCTGCAAAAGCAGCTCGGCGTAACGACCATATACGTGACCCACGACCAGACCGAAGCGATGACGATGGGGGACCGGGTCGCGGTGCTGAAAGGCGGCGTGCTGCAGCAGGTCGACACACCCAAGAAGCTCTATGAATCGCCGGTGAACGCCTTCGTCGCCGGCTTCATCGGCTCCCCTTCGATGAACCTTTTCGAGGCGACCCTGACGGGCGACGAACTGAGGTCCGGCACCTTCACCATCCGGCTGCAGGATGCAGCCTTCGCGCGCAGGCCAGGTTTGAGCTCGTATGCGGGGCGCAAGGTCGTGTTCGGGATCCGGCCGGAGGACCTCTATGACAGCAGCCTAGAATCGGGCCGCAAGTATCAGACGATACCGGCAAAGGTGACCTCGATCGAAGAACTCGGGTCCGAGCATATCGTCCATCTCAGCATCGACGCGGTGCGGGTGGACTCCGGCGACCCGGACGCGGTGCAGGATTTCGGCCTGACGTCGAACGCGGTGGCGAAATTCGAACCGGTCAGCGAGGTCCGCGCCGGCTCGGAAATCCGGTTGGCCCTAGACGATACCAAGCTGCATTTCTTCGATCCCGCGACGCATCTGGCGATCTGA
- a CDS encoding sugar ABC transporter substrate-binding protein — MTFRIKPAMLKMAAAAWLLGATGAMADTTLEFTQWWEPELPAGSLRKIMDDFEAANPGIKVTLVSGPYATTRDQISVGAATGTLSDVVGLDGAWVNNLNAQNALADMNPMMDASKFDKAQVADIIKVDGKAVMFPVASFVYPVFVNLDLAAQAGVTKLPSTRAEFLEAAKKMTHADKNQYGWVLPLSLQTPSGVQNDMMSWVWASGQSMMADGKPALEGKPVVDMLTFVKSLNDAGTISPGIATKTEQEKVEEFVNDRVGMMIDSLAHVNLIRKRNPKLNFDLIPVPVVENYNGKRGLPYASWGIGISAGSKHQEEAWKLVQYLMSEKVNAKLVSLANAFPGNVDAKPDFVTSDKAFGKAFEIFKTGYLANEFTGLPVAEDLMTQFDVEAQKMLAGEQSPEQAAANAQKGWIAKF, encoded by the coding sequence ATGACGTTTCGGATAAAACCCGCGATGCTGAAAATGGCAGCGGCCGCATGGTTGCTTGGCGCAACCGGCGCCATGGCGGACACGACGCTGGAATTCACCCAATGGTGGGAGCCTGAGCTGCCCGCAGGCTCCTTGCGGAAAATCATGGACGATTTCGAGGCCGCGAACCCTGGAATCAAGGTGACGCTGGTCAGCGGCCCCTATGCGACCACGCGAGACCAGATCTCGGTCGGTGCCGCAACCGGAACGCTCAGCGACGTCGTCGGCCTCGACGGCGCCTGGGTGAACAATCTGAATGCGCAGAACGCGCTGGCCGACATGAATCCGATGATGGATGCGAGCAAGTTCGACAAAGCCCAAGTCGCGGATATCATCAAGGTGGACGGCAAAGCGGTGATGTTTCCCGTGGCTTCGTTCGTCTATCCCGTCTTCGTGAATTTGGACCTCGCCGCCCAGGCGGGCGTCACCAAGCTGCCGTCGACCCGCGCCGAGTTTCTCGAAGCCGCCAAGAAGATGACCCATGCCGACAAGAACCAGTATGGCTGGGTGCTGCCGCTGTCGCTGCAAACGCCGTCCGGCGTCCAGAACGACATGATGTCGTGGGTCTGGGCATCGGGTCAATCGATGATGGCGGACGGCAAGCCCGCGCTCGAAGGCAAACCGGTGGTGGATATGCTGACCTTCGTCAAATCGCTCAATGACGCGGGCACCATCTCGCCCGGCATCGCCACCAAGACCGAGCAGGAAAAGGTCGAGGAATTCGTCAACGACCGGGTCGGGATGATGATCGACTCGCTCGCGCATGTGAACCTCATCCGCAAGCGCAATCCCAAGCTGAACTTCGACCTTATCCCGGTCCCGGTCGTGGAGAACTACAACGGCAAGCGCGGCCTTCCCTATGCCTCCTGGGGCATCGGCATCTCCGCGGGCTCGAAGCATCAGGAAGAGGCCTGGAAACTCGTCCAGTATCTGATGAGCGAAAAGGTGAACGCCAAGCTGGTGTCGCTTGCCAACGCCTTCCCGGGCAACGTCGATGCGAAGCCCGATTTCGTGACCTCCGACAAGGCTTTCGGCAAGGCTTTCGAAATCTTCAAGACCGGCTATCTCGCCAATGAGTTCACGGGGCTGCCGGTGGCGGAAGACCTGATGACCCAGTTCGACGTGGAAGCCCAGAAGATGCTCGCCGGCGAGCAGTCTCCGGAGCAGGCCGCGGCCAACGCGCAAAAGGGCTGGATAGCGAAATTCTGA
- a CDS encoding sugar ABC transporter permease — protein sequence MTRQKRPRHRLKRAVAPYLYLSPSLLIIGLLMLLPMVTVIAYSFQNSAVLRRDPSFAGLKHYQAIFADPVFWESLWHTLYFTCMSVVFHMTIGMIFALMLNSDRINPTLRNVLRVLYILPWLFTAVIIAVIWRLLLEPNGVVNSILIQIGVIGSKVEWFSSPETALHAVTFANIWAGYPLFMVSLLAGLQGIPKDFYEAADIDGAKAYQKLIFITIPQLMPIIISISLLDFIWTMQVFPLIWITTGGGPIYSTEVLSTYTYKLAFSSYNLSQAAASAVIILLISLGLTLFYIRYQKAR from the coding sequence ATGACCCGGCAGAAGCGCCCCCGCCATAGACTGAAACGAGCGGTCGCACCCTATCTCTACCTGTCGCCTTCGCTCCTCATAATCGGCCTTCTGATGCTGCTGCCGATGGTGACGGTGATTGCGTATTCGTTCCAGAACAGCGCGGTGCTGCGTCGCGACCCGTCCTTTGCCGGACTGAAACACTACCAGGCGATCTTTGCCGATCCCGTGTTCTGGGAATCGCTTTGGCACACACTCTACTTCACCTGCATGAGTGTCGTCTTCCACATGACCATCGGCATGATCTTCGCGCTCATGCTGAACAGCGACCGCATCAATCCGACGCTGCGCAATGTCCTGCGCGTACTCTACATACTGCCCTGGCTGTTCACCGCGGTGATCATTGCGGTGATCTGGCGCCTCCTGCTCGAGCCGAACGGCGTCGTGAACAGCATCCTCATACAGATCGGCGTCATCGGTTCCAAGGTCGAGTGGTTTTCCTCGCCCGAGACCGCGCTGCACGCCGTCACTTTCGCCAACATCTGGGCCGGCTACCCGCTTTTCATGGTCAGCCTGCTCGCAGGCCTGCAGGGCATTCCCAAGGACTTCTACGAAGCCGCCGATATCGACGGCGCGAAGGCCTACCAGAAGCTGATCTTCATCACCATCCCGCAGCTGATGCCGATCATCATCAGCATCTCGCTGCTCGATTTCATCTGGACCATGCAGGTCTTCCCGCTGATCTGGATAACGACAGGCGGCGGCCCGATCTACTCGACCGAGGTGCTGAGCACCTACACCTACAAGCTGGCGTTTTCGAGCTACAACCTGTCACAGGCGGCGGCAAGCGCCGTGATCATCCTGCTGATCTCTCTCGGCCTGACGCTGTTCTACATCCGATATCAAAAGGCCCGGTAG
- a CDS encoding carbohydrate ABC transporter permease, translating into MRKRHTPKDRLITVALHVALAAGLFFAAFPIYWMLSSSFKSNTEIFALPPTILPKAFTLEAYAAILGDPVKLRFFFNSYFVAGAVTVLTVLIALLAAYGFSRFNFRGKGSLNTLIISTQTIPPITLLIPFFGLVVSYGIFDTYVALILTYLVFTLPYAILLMTGYLNTLPRDLDEAVAVDGGTSWTALWRVIVPISLPGIVATSVYTFLLCWNEFLFALTLTKSTSMRTVPIGIQLLMGQHAFEWNQMMAMSVLGSLPLLLIYLIAQRFFLAGMTAGSVK; encoded by the coding sequence ATGAGGAAAAGACACACGCCGAAAGACAGGCTGATCACCGTCGCGCTGCATGTCGCGCTTGCCGCGGGGCTGTTTTTCGCGGCCTTCCCGATCTACTGGATGCTGAGCAGCTCGTTCAAATCGAATACCGAAATCTTTGCCCTGCCGCCAACCATCCTGCCGAAGGCCTTCACGCTGGAAGCGTATGCAGCCATCCTTGGCGATCCGGTAAAGCTGCGCTTCTTCTTCAACAGCTACTTCGTGGCCGGAGCGGTGACCGTGCTGACGGTGCTGATCGCCTTGCTCGCAGCCTATGGATTCAGCCGCTTCAACTTCCGCGGCAAGGGCAGCCTGAACACGCTCATCATCAGCACGCAGACGATCCCGCCGATCACGCTTCTGATCCCCTTCTTCGGGCTTGTCGTCTCATACGGCATCTTCGACACCTACGTCGCGCTGATCCTGACTTACCTGGTGTTCACGCTGCCCTACGCGATCCTGCTGATGACGGGATATCTGAACACCTTGCCCCGCGATCTCGACGAAGCGGTGGCCGTCGACGGCGGCACCAGTTGGACGGCTCTTTGGCGGGTGATTGTGCCGATCTCGCTGCCCGGCATCGTGGCGACGTCGGTCTATACCTTCCTGCTGTGCTGGAACGAATTTCTCTTTGCGCTGACACTGACGAAGTCGACGTCGATGCGCACCGTCCCGATCGGCATCCAGCTGCTGATGGGGCAGCACGCCTTCGAATGGAACCAGATGATGGCGATGAGCGTGCTCGGCTCGCTACCGCTCTTGCTCATCTACCTCATTGCCCAGAGGTTCTTCCTCGCCGGCATGACCGCGGGCTCGGTCAAGTAG
- a CDS encoding sugar phosphate isomerase/epimerase, with translation MNVKDLKVGCQTFTWEMLGDRFKGGPDDLLKAIADGGYAGIEITDTMIGHYAGKPAEFGAALRSLGLTLVSFAFGSKSGFTLKERIGADLDTARRWIDFAAAFPGALVSMGSATVVSDGPRDDKFAIAAEVYNKAGEIGRKAGVQVAVHPSSHHNTLLFDRADYDRIFSLIDASLVGWVPDTGHILRGHQDMADTLTTYRDRIRYVHLKDVDANGTWAMLGKGVCDTAKVIEIAGAAPNFNRWLVLEEESEAAAADPAGAVKTNRQTMRGYGA, from the coding sequence ATGAACGTGAAAGACCTCAAAGTCGGCTGCCAGACCTTCACCTGGGAAATGCTCGGAGACCGCTTCAAAGGCGGTCCCGACGACCTGCTCAAGGCGATCGCCGACGGCGGCTATGCCGGCATCGAGATCACCGACACGATGATCGGCCACTATGCCGGCAAGCCGGCGGAGTTCGGCGCAGCGTTGAGATCGCTTGGCCTTACGCTCGTCTCCTTCGCTTTCGGCTCGAAGAGCGGCTTTACGCTGAAGGAGAGGATCGGCGCCGACCTCGATACCGCCAGGCGCTGGATCGACTTCGCCGCCGCCTTCCCCGGCGCGCTGGTGTCGATGGGCTCGGCGACGGTCGTGTCCGACGGTCCGCGCGACGACAAGTTCGCGATTGCCGCCGAGGTCTACAACAAGGCCGGCGAGATCGGCCGCAAGGCCGGCGTCCAGGTCGCGGTGCATCCGAGCTCGCACCACAACACGCTGCTCTTCGACCGCGCCGACTACGACCGCATCTTTTCCCTGATCGACGCCTCGCTGGTCGGCTGGGTGCCGGACACGGGCCATATACTGCGCGGCCATCAGGACATGGCCGACACGCTCACCACCTATCGCGACCGCATCCGCTACGTGCATTTGAAGGATGTCGACGCGAACGGCACCTGGGCGATGCTCGGCAAAGGCGTCTGCGACACGGCAAAGGTGATCGAGATCGCCGGCGCCGCGCCCAACTTCAACCGCTGGCTGGTGCTGGAGGAAGAATCCGAAGCAGCCGCCGCCGATCCGGCTGGCGCGGTCAAAACCAACCGGCAGACCATGCGCGGCTACGGGGCCTAA
- a CDS encoding Gfo/Idh/MocA family oxidoreductase, which yields MTRKQDRRLRVGVLGCGPIAQFAHLESCVKASNADLYAICDAAPDLLARMGATYEPEKMYGDYDEMLADPELEAVIVATSDAYHVPMSIKALEAGKHVLCEKPIGVSVEEGEKLAEAVKRSGKVLQVGHMKRFDPALEAARDFVRDEMGEVLALKAWYCDSTHRYTNTDAVQPLPITSRLAKKPGGNPKADLRQYFMLAHGSHLVDTARFLAGEITAVRARLNERFGAYCWFVETEFANGALGHLDLTVAVRMDWHEGFQLYGENGSVIAKTFNPWYFRASEVDIFHEKDATSRKPLGADGHFFRRQLEGLADTVLDGKPQRGATVEDGLASIRAMVAIARSVESGERVELAGVAGAV from the coding sequence ATGACCCGCAAACAAGACCGTCGCCTTCGTGTCGGAGTGCTCGGCTGCGGGCCGATCGCGCAGTTCGCGCATCTGGAGAGCTGCGTGAAGGCGAGCAATGCCGACCTCTACGCGATCTGCGACGCGGCGCCCGATCTCTTGGCTCGTATGGGCGCGACTTATGAACCCGAGAAAATGTACGGCGATTATGACGAGATGCTCGCCGACCCGGAACTGGAAGCGGTGATCGTCGCGACGTCCGACGCCTATCACGTGCCGATGTCGATCAAGGCGCTCGAAGCCGGAAAGCATGTGTTGTGCGAAAAGCCGATCGGGGTTTCCGTCGAAGAAGGCGAGAAGCTCGCCGAGGCGGTCAAGCGTTCCGGCAAGGTGCTGCAGGTCGGGCACATGAAACGCTTCGATCCGGCGCTGGAAGCGGCGCGCGATTTCGTGCGCGACGAGATGGGCGAGGTTCTGGCGCTGAAGGCCTGGTACTGCGATTCCACCCATCGCTACACCAACACCGACGCCGTGCAGCCGCTGCCCATCACCAGCAGGCTGGCGAAGAAGCCGGGCGGCAATCCGAAGGCCGATCTGAGACAGTATTTCATGTTGGCGCACGGCTCGCATCTGGTCGACACGGCGCGTTTCCTCGCCGGCGAGATCACCGCCGTGCGCGCGCGCCTCAACGAGCGCTTCGGTGCCTATTGCTGGTTCGTCGAGACCGAGTTCGCCAATGGCGCGCTCGGCCATCTCGATCTCACCGTCGCCGTGCGCATGGACTGGCACGAGGGCTTCCAGCTCTACGGCGAGAACGGCTCTGTGATCGCGAAGACCTTCAATCCCTGGTATTTCCGGGCGAGCGAGGTCGACATCTTTCACGAGAAGGATGCGACCTCGCGCAAGCCGCTCGGCGCCGACGGCCATTTCTTCCGCCGCCAGTTGGAAGGCCTCGCCGACACCGTGCTCGACGGGAAGCCACAGCGCGGCGCAACCGTCGAGGACGGGCTCGCCTCGATCCGCGCCATGGTGGCGATCGCCCGCTCGGTCGAAAGCGGCGAGCGCGTCGAGCTCGCCGGCGTCGCGGGAGCGGTCTGA
- a CDS encoding sugar phosphate isomerase/epimerase, which translates to MQVGVFAKTFPGSEPAGVLGAVRDAGFAVTQFNLACAGLPSMPDAVSNAAIDAIDAAAKATGIGLVALSGTYNMAHPDSRVRGDRLRRLAVVIETAARLSVPLVTLCTGTRNTQDQWAHHPDNADPSAWADMAREMAKALQLAERHGVDLGIEPEQANIVTSADDAVRLIAEMGSKRLRIVLDPANLFERANADEARAIVAAAVERTAGHVSLAHAKDRFADGRFATAGQGIVDFPDFIARLKAAGFDGPLVTHGLSAEEAPGVACFLKGLA; encoded by the coding sequence ATGCAGGTCGGGGTGTTCGCCAAGACCTTTCCAGGCAGCGAACCGGCCGGCGTGCTTGGCGCCGTGCGCGACGCGGGTTTCGCGGTCACCCAGTTCAATCTTGCCTGCGCCGGCCTGCCGTCGATGCCGGACGCGGTTTCCAACGCTGCGATCGACGCCATCGATGCCGCTGCCAAGGCTACCGGCATCGGCCTCGTTGCGCTGTCAGGCACCTACAACATGGCGCATCCGGACAGCCGCGTGCGCGGCGACCGGCTGCGGCGGCTGGCGGTTGTCATCGAGACTGCAGCCCGGCTGTCCGTCCCACTCGTCACGCTCTGCACCGGAACGCGCAACACCCAAGACCAGTGGGCGCATCATCCCGACAATGCCGATCCCTCGGCCTGGGCCGACATGGCGCGCGAGATGGCAAAGGCGCTTCAGCTTGCCGAGCGTCACGGAGTCGATCTCGGCATCGAGCCGGAGCAGGCCAACATCGTCACCTCGGCCGACGACGCCGTGCGGCTGATCGCCGAGATGGGCTCGAAGCGGCTGCGGATCGTGCTCGATCCCGCCAATCTGTTCGAGCGGGCGAATGCAGATGAGGCACGCGCGATCGTCGCCGCAGCGGTCGAGCGCACAGCGGGTCATGTCTCCCTGGCGCACGCCAAGGATCGCTTCGCCGACGGGCGCTTCGCCACGGCCGGACAAGGCATCGTCGACTTCCCCGACTTCATTGCTCGCCTGAAAGCCGCAGGCTTCGACGGGCCGCTGGTGACGCACGGGCTCTCCGCCGAGGAAGCGCCAGGCGTTGCCTGTTTCCTCAAAGGCCTGGCGTGA
- a CDS encoding alpha/beta hydrolase encodes MGTLLHDGATLRVTDTGEGLGIVFQHGLGGGEAQVAQTFPAGFRRITLECRGHGGSDLGKRRPFSFQMFADDVLAAADQAGLDRFIAGGVSMGAAIALRLACCHPRRVAGLILVRPAWTFSPAPQNMRPIAEVAELILAHGADKGRTIFAQSETAARLYREAPDNLSSLLGYFDRPDAGAFAQVLANIAADGPGVSERDAATLDIPVLVIGNEVDAVHPLSTAYALAAAIPKAIFAEITPKARDSVKHFAELHEQISSFLQSHSNIRSPIPS; translated from the coding sequence ATGGGCACGCTGCTCCACGACGGCGCCACGCTCCGCGTTACCGATACGGGCGAAGGCCTGGGGATCGTCTTCCAGCACGGGCTGGGCGGCGGCGAGGCGCAAGTCGCCCAGACTTTTCCCGCCGGCTTCCGCCGCATCACGCTGGAATGCCGTGGCCATGGCGGCTCCGATCTCGGCAAGCGGCGGCCCTTCTCGTTCCAAATGTTCGCCGATGACGTTCTGGCCGCAGCCGACCAAGCCGGCCTGGACCGCTTCATTGCCGGCGGCGTCTCGATGGGCGCGGCGATCGCGCTGCGTCTCGCCTGCTGTCATCCGCGGCGCGTCGCCGGCCTGATCCTGGTGCGGCCGGCCTGGACGTTTTCGCCGGCGCCGCAGAACATGCGGCCGATTGCCGAGGTCGCCGAGCTCATCCTCGCACACGGGGCCGACAAGGGGCGGACGATCTTCGCGCAGTCCGAGACCGCAGCGCGGCTCTATCGCGAGGCGCCCGACAATCTTTCCTCGCTGCTCGGCTATTTCGACCGGCCCGACGCCGGTGCATTCGCGCAAGTGCTGGCCAACATCGCCGCCGACGGGCCAGGAGTTTCCGAGCGCGACGCCGCAACGCTCGACATTCCGGTACTCGTCATCGGCAACGAAGTCGATGCCGTCCATCCGCTGTCGACGGCCTATGCACTGGCTGCGGCGATACCCAAGGCGATCTTCGCCGAGATCACGCCCAAGGCGCGCGACAGCGTGAAGCATTTCGCCGAGCTGCACGAGCAGATCAGTTCCTTCCTCCAGTCCCACTCGAATATCCGGAGTCCCATTCCGTCATGA
- a CDS encoding ribulose-phosphate 3-epimerase, whose translation MTAKPLSGPAAIAALPRNRLIGEFSLWSADLANMERDLKRIEAYADLHHIDVADARFTPGFLFFPDLVARITRLTAKPIHVHLMVEAEIVEAQTRQFIEAGADLVTIHAENREAGLRAVKLARELGAAAGVVLRLETPVSAIEPFLPDVAFVTLLGTSIGVKGQSLSEKACPRLIEARALMRKAGREADILLAADGGIRHETVPLLRAAGADTVVLGSLAFGDPDLAQRMAWLHGLKAAA comes from the coding sequence ATGACCGCCAAGCCCCTCTCCGGACCCGCGGCAATAGCCGCATTGCCGCGCAACCGGCTTATCGGCGAGTTTTCGCTGTGGTCGGCGGATCTCGCCAATATGGAGCGCGACCTTAAGCGCATCGAAGCCTATGCCGACCTGCACCACATCGACGTTGCGGACGCACGCTTCACCCCCGGCTTCCTGTTCTTTCCCGACCTGGTGGCGCGCATCACCAGGCTGACGGCGAAGCCGATCCACGTGCATCTGATGGTCGAAGCCGAAATCGTCGAGGCGCAGACGCGCCAGTTCATCGAGGCCGGCGCCGACCTCGTCACCATCCATGCCGAGAACCGCGAGGCCGGCCTGCGCGCGGTAAAGCTGGCGCGTGAGCTCGGCGCCGCAGCCGGCGTGGTGCTGCGGCTCGAGACGCCGGTTTCCGCGATCGAGCCGTTCCTGCCGGACGTCGCCTTCGTCACGCTGCTCGGCACCTCGATCGGCGTCAAGGGGCAGAGCCTGTCCGAAAAAGCCTGCCCGCGCCTGATCGAGGCGCGCGCGCTGATGAGGAAAGCCGGCCGCGAGGCCGACATCCTGCTTGCCGCCGACGGCGGCATACGCCACGAGACGGTGCCGCTGCTGCGGGCCGCCGGCGCCGACACCGTGGTGCTCGGCTCGCTCGCCTTCGGCGATCCTGATCTTGCGCAGCGCATGGCCTGGCTGCACGGGCTGAAGGCCGCCGCCTGA
- a CDS encoding ROK family protein yields MSTLALAFDLGGTELRGALVERSGEVVARVSEPTLAGAGSEAVIGQIIVLAGKLLEEHPQARVIGIGACAPGPLDPKAGIVIGPPTLAGWHNVPMIDILSRQFGLPVRLENDANAAALGEWRFGAGRGAASMVFVTVSTGIGGGVIADGHIYHGRRGLAAEIGHMTITGEGDRCFCGNVGCFEAVASGTALGRRATRLTAPGDGSLLRRLSRDGDVSARHVVEAARTGDAAAFGLVEVEAKWLGIGFTNLLHLYSPEVIVMGGGLANGFELLAPGIRATIDERAMQAYRDVPIVPAELGDRAGLVGAASLILWEGEPGTALSMVQDDETKTGGPAGAREANHG; encoded by the coding sequence ATGAGCACGCTCGCGCTTGCCTTCGATCTCGGCGGCACGGAACTGCGCGGCGCGCTGGTCGAGCGCAGCGGCGAGGTCGTCGCGCGCGTCTCGGAGCCAACATTGGCCGGCGCCGGATCGGAAGCGGTCATCGGCCAGATCATTGTGCTGGCGGGCAAACTGCTCGAGGAGCATCCGCAGGCAAGGGTCATCGGCATCGGCGCGTGCGCGCCCGGCCCGCTCGATCCCAAGGCAGGCATCGTCATCGGGCCGCCGACGCTCGCCGGCTGGCACAACGTGCCCATGATCGACATTCTGAGTCGCCAGTTCGGCTTGCCGGTGCGGCTGGAGAATGACGCCAACGCCGCCGCGTTGGGCGAATGGCGCTTCGGCGCCGGCCGCGGCGCCGCATCGATGGTCTTCGTCACGGTGTCGACCGGCATCGGCGGCGGCGTGATCGCCGACGGCCACATCTATCACGGCAGGCGCGGGCTCGCGGCCGAGATCGGCCACATGACGATCACCGGCGAAGGCGATCGCTGCTTCTGCGGCAATGTCGGCTGCTTCGAGGCCGTCGCTTCCGGCACCGCGCTCGGACGCCGGGCGACGCGGCTCACCGCGCCTGGCGACGGCTCGCTGCTGCGGCGGCTTTCCAGGGACGGCGACGTCTCCGCCCGCCATGTCGTCGAGGCCGCGCGGACGGGCGATGCGGCAGCATTCGGCCTGGTCGAGGTGGAAGCGAAATGGCTCGGCATCGGCTTCACCAACCTTTTGCATCTCTATTCGCCCGAGGTGATCGTCATGGGCGGAGGGCTCGCCAACGGCTTCGAGCTGCTGGCGCCAGGCATCAGGGCAACGATCGATGAGCGCGCCATGCAAGCCTATCGCGACGTACCGATCGTGCCGGCGGAGCTCGGCGACCGCGCCGGCCTTGTCGGCGCGGCAAGCCTGATCCTGTGGGAGGGCGAGCCGGGCACGGCGCTTTCGATGGTGCAGGACGACGAGACAAAGACCGGTGGACCGGCCGGCGCCAGAGAAGCAAACCATGGCTGA
- a CDS encoding class I SAM-dependent methyltransferase, protein MTDDLDRVRDHYRATGLAERLKTALAVLGPNEQRLKPEQLATLDQFHTRGLAATAELAKLAGVAAGMSVLDVGSGVGGPARFLAATYGCSVTGVDLSEPFVEAAQYLTARTGQDGQVSFKAGSALALPLDDGGFDVVLLQHVAMNIADRPLLYREIRRMLKPGGKFATFDVVLNGGDPHYPVPWARTPAESFLLSAAATCEAIEAAGFRLLVQQDDTADAKTWFAALRASGPPPSLNLGVVMGPGFADFAANLGRNLMEGRLGILTAVFEASPASN, encoded by the coding sequence ATGACGGACGATTTGGATCGAGTGCGCGATCACTACCGCGCGACCGGCCTGGCCGAGCGGCTGAAGACGGCACTGGCCGTATTGGGGCCGAACGAGCAGCGGTTGAAGCCGGAGCAACTGGCGACCCTCGACCAGTTCCACACCCGCGGCCTCGCCGCGACGGCGGAGCTTGCCAAATTGGCCGGCGTTGCGGCCGGCATGTCGGTCCTCGATGTCGGGTCGGGGGTGGGCGGACCGGCCCGCTTTCTCGCCGCGACCTATGGCTGTAGCGTCACGGGCGTCGATCTCAGCGAGCCCTTCGTCGAAGCCGCGCAGTATCTCACCGCGCGCACGGGGCAGGACGGACAAGTGTCGTTCAAGGCCGGCAGCGCGCTGGCGCTTCCGCTCGATGACGGCGGTTTCGATGTCGTGTTGCTGCAGCATGTGGCGATGAACATCGCCGACCGGCCGCTTCTCTACCGCGAGATCAGGCGCATGCTGAAGCCGGGCGGAAAATTCGCGACCTTCGATGTCGTGCTGAACGGCGGCGATCCGCACTATCCGGTGCCCTGGGCGAGGACACCCGCGGAAAGCTTTCTGCTCTCCGCCGCCGCTACCTGCGAGGCGATCGAGGCCGCCGGGTTCCGCCTGCTGGTCCAGCAGGACGATACAGCGGATGCCAAGACCTGGTTCGCGGCGCTGCGGGCGTCCGGGCCGCCGCCTTCGCTGAACCTCGGCGTCGTCATGGGTCCGGGTTTCGCGGATTTTGCCGCCAATCTCGGACGCAATCTCATGGAAGGCCGGCTCGGCATCCTGACGGCGGTGTTCGAAGCATCTCCGGCAAGCAACTGA